One Bdellovibrionota bacterium DNA window includes the following coding sequences:
- a CDS encoding GIY-YIG nuclease family protein, which produces MVKRKFNSYAEEWCVYILQTKDGKFYTGVTKDIDRRMDEHKRTGKGAKFFRFSKPRKVVFKEKVLGRSPALKREAAIKKLSRRAKLELLKLK; this is translated from the coding sequence ATGGTCAAACGCAAATTCAATTCGTACGCGGAGGAATGGTGCGTTTACATCCTTCAAACGAAAGATGGAAAATTCTATACAGGCGTTACGAAGGATATCGATCGAAGGATGGACGAACACAAACGAACCGGAAAAGGCGCGAAGTTCTTCCGATTCTCGAAGCCTCGGAAGGTGGTTTTTAAGGAAAAGGTTTTGGGAAGATCTCCGGCTCTCAAAAGAGAGGCGGCCATCAAGAAGCTCTCGCGCCGCGCGAAGCTTGAACTCTTAAAGCTCAAATAA
- a CDS encoding RNA-binding protein, with translation MNKKLYVGNLPFSINDTSLTEMFSAFGTVESAKIITDRDTGRSKGFGFVEMSTDAEAKEAIAKLNGTEHEGRALTVNEARPMEPRSGGGNRSGGFGGGGGGGGNRDRGGRGKRW, from the coding sequence ATGAACAAGAAACTGTACGTAGGTAATTTACCCTTTTCTATTAACGACACTTCCCTCACGGAAATGTTCTCGGCTTTCGGCACCGTCGAATCCGCAAAGATCATTACCGACCGGGACACGGGTCGGAGCAAGGGTTTTGGTTTCGTCGAGATGTCCACGGACGCCGAGGCGAAAGAAGCGATTGCAAAGCTGAACGGCACCGAGCACGAAGGTCGTGCGCTTACGGTGAACGAAGCCCGTCCGATGGAGCCGCGGAGCGGCGGCGGAAACCGCAGTGGTGGTTTCGGCGGCGGCGGCGGCGGTGGCGGCAACCGGGATCGCGGTGGCCGCGGCAAGCGCTGGTAA